One Williamsia phyllosphaerae DNA segment encodes these proteins:
- a CDS encoding DNA recombination protein RmuC, whose amino-acid sequence MDVSTVVALAIGLAVGFGAGWWVYAMRTTAIRESHTLLSQALASASEDAARRQSGAIGSQVAHIVGPLHETLDRLSDELRRVERGRISSFAGLSEQVTGMRAASAQLGAHTQRLANALHTPQLRGRWGEMHLQKVVEAAGLSKYCDFTEQQTTASGARPDLVVHLPAERDIVIDAKVPLQAYLEAVATDDTVAERRFLADHARAVRAHVTALSGKEYWREMARSPELVVLFIPSDQMLEAACRVDLDLVEYAFGRNVVLATPSSLVALLRTVALSWRQDAMARDAEQIHALGRELYHRLATMTSHLDRLGGSIGRAVESFNATVGAMESRVMVTARKLGDLDAFYGSGDDAPSTVAPIDSDVRAVRGADMH is encoded by the coding sequence ATGGATGTCTCCACGGTCGTCGCCCTGGCCATCGGACTGGCCGTCGGATTCGGCGCCGGCTGGTGGGTCTACGCGATGCGCACCACCGCGATCCGAGAGAGTCACACGTTGCTGTCCCAGGCGTTGGCCTCGGCGAGTGAGGACGCGGCCCGGCGCCAGTCCGGCGCCATCGGGTCGCAGGTCGCACACATCGTCGGTCCCCTGCACGAGACGCTCGACCGACTCTCCGACGAACTCCGGCGGGTCGAACGCGGACGCATCAGCTCGTTCGCCGGCTTGAGTGAGCAGGTCACCGGGATGCGCGCCGCCTCGGCCCAACTCGGGGCGCACACGCAGCGGTTGGCCAACGCCCTGCACACCCCGCAGCTGCGGGGCCGGTGGGGCGAGATGCACCTGCAGAAGGTGGTCGAGGCGGCCGGGCTCAGCAAGTACTGCGACTTCACCGAGCAACAGACCACCGCATCGGGAGCCCGACCCGATCTGGTGGTGCACCTGCCTGCCGAACGGGACATCGTCATCGACGCGAAGGTGCCGCTACAGGCCTACCTCGAGGCGGTTGCCACCGACGACACCGTCGCCGAGCGGCGGTTCCTGGCCGATCATGCGCGGGCGGTGCGCGCCCACGTCACCGCGCTCTCGGGCAAGGAGTACTGGCGGGAGATGGCACGGTCACCGGAGCTGGTGGTGCTGTTCATCCCCAGCGACCAGATGCTCGAGGCCGCCTGTCGTGTCGACCTCGACCTGGTCGAGTACGCCTTCGGGCGCAATGTCGTACTGGCCACCCCGAGCAGTCTCGTGGCCCTGCTGCGCACCGTGGCCCTGTCGTGGCGGCAGGACGCCATGGCCCGCGACGCCGAGCAGATCCACGCCCTGGGCCGTGAGCTGTACCACCGACTCGCCACGATGACATCGCATCTCGATCGTCTGGGCGGTTCGATCGGCCGTGCGGTCGAGTCGTTCAACGCGACCGTGGGCGCCATGGAGTCCCGGGTGATGGTCACCGCCCGCAAGCTCGGTGACCTCGACGCGTTCTACGGATCCGGCGACGACGCACCGTCCACCGTCGCCCCGATCGATTCCGACGTGCGCGCCGTCCGTGGGGCCGACATGCACTGA
- a CDS encoding arabinofuranosidase, producing the protein MWREWRVVRDTSSVIRLRAACVTAVSTVVLVVAGLVIAPPAISGAAPSGLRYTVVGFETGNPRSMDVYESSDATTFTLARNGAYQPATGVVRDPSIFRSRDGVYHLTYTTGGAKIGFATSTDRINWTSTGDYPVPLCCAFLPGTGDGKGPSLPFPFTGSAGAKGGPSLSPFVTKAWAPDWFVEGDRVSVILSLSTGGGFVPYVMTALNSSLTRFSAPALMFGINADHIDTTVVKVGATYHAFTKNETKKIIDHAVAPTLNGPYRYVPAGNWGTLREGPAVTQLPNGNYRIYYDAYRENKYFYSDSSDGLRTFSPPKEVPGISGRVHHIGVLSEQVG; encoded by the coding sequence ATGTGGCGCGAGTGGCGTGTCGTGCGTGATACTTCATCCGTGATTCGACTAAGAGCTGCCTGTGTCACCGCCGTGTCGACGGTGGTGCTCGTCGTCGCCGGTCTGGTGATCGCGCCCCCGGCCATCAGTGGTGCGGCGCCGTCGGGCCTGCGGTACACGGTGGTGGGCTTCGAGACCGGCAACCCCCGCTCGATGGATGTCTACGAGTCGTCCGACGCCACGACGTTCACGCTCGCCCGCAACGGCGCGTATCAACCGGCCACCGGCGTCGTGCGGGACCCGAGCATCTTCCGCAGCCGGGACGGTGTGTACCACCTCACCTACACCACGGGTGGCGCCAAGATCGGTTTCGCGACCAGCACCGACCGGATCAACTGGACCTCGACAGGGGACTACCCGGTCCCGCTGTGCTGCGCGTTCCTCCCGGGCACCGGCGACGGGAAGGGTCCGAGTCTGCCGTTCCCCTTCACCGGTTCCGCCGGAGCCAAGGGCGGTCCGTCACTGTCGCCGTTCGTGACCAAGGCGTGGGCTCCGGACTGGTTCGTCGAGGGCGATCGGGTGAGCGTGATCCTGTCGCTGTCGACCGGCGGCGGGTTCGTGCCGTACGTGATGACGGCGCTGAACTCCTCGTTGACGCGCTTCAGCGCGCCTGCGTTGATGTTCGGCATCAACGCCGACCACATCGACACCACCGTGGTCAAGGTCGGGGCGACCTACCACGCGTTCACCAAGAACGAGACCAAGAAGATCATCGACCACGCGGTCGCACCCACCCTCAACGGGCCGTATCGCTATGTGCCCGCCGGGAACTGGGGAACGCTGCGCGAAGGTCCCGCAGTGACCCAGCTCCCGAACGGGAACTACCGGATCTACTACGACGCCTACCGCGAGAACAAGTACTTCTACTCCGACAGTAGCGACGGTCTGCGGACCTTCTCGCCCCCGAAAGAGGTCCCCGGGATCTCCGGCCGGGTCCATCACATCGGCGTGCTCTCCGAGCAAGTGGGCTGA
- a CDS encoding methylated-DNA--[protein]-cysteine S-methyltransferase, translated as MSTAHWTTISLSTGPFTVVAAEGIVLASGWTEDPQYLTALIHPTLRPETLTHIDDLGSISTAAVRYDEGDVTAIDDVPVRQLSGVFVTHAWDVLRRVTPGNQVTYSELAERAGNPAAHRAAATTCARNAAALFVPCHRVQRRDGTLGGFRYGLDVKRALIAHEAEHAAKSAA; from the coding sequence ATGAGCACCGCACACTGGACGACCATCTCGCTGTCGACCGGACCGTTCACCGTCGTCGCGGCCGAGGGCATCGTCCTGGCCTCGGGGTGGACGGAGGACCCGCAGTATCTGACCGCGCTGATCCATCCGACGCTGCGTCCCGAGACGCTCACCCACATCGACGATCTCGGCTCCATCAGCACCGCGGCGGTCCGGTACGACGAGGGCGACGTCACCGCCATCGACGACGTCCCGGTCCGGCAACTGTCCGGCGTCTTCGTCACCCACGCCTGGGACGTGCTCCGCCGGGTCACCCCCGGCAATCAGGTCACCTACAGCGAACTGGCCGAACGCGCGGGCAACCCTGCGGCACACCGCGCCGCGGCGACCACCTGCGCCCGCAACGCCGCCGCCCTGTTCGTGCCGTGTCACCGCGTCCAGCGCCGGGACGGCACGCTCGGCGGATTCCGCTACGGGCTCGACGTCAAACGCGCACTGATCGCCCACGAGGCCGAACACGCCGCGAAGTCGGCCGCCTGA
- a CDS encoding AlkA N-terminal domain-containing protein — protein MPPSVTTSADLDFERCYRALSSRDTRFDGQFFVAVRTTGIYCRPSCPAVTPHPENVDFVITAAAAQQGGFRACRRCLPDAVPGSPRWNLNSDLASRAMRLIGDGLVDRSGVDGLATALGYSSRQLNRVLTEELGAGPLALARANRATNARILIECTPMTMADIAFAAGFASVRQFNDTIREVFASSPTELRRRRGRHPVRQASEDHTPVRVSLKLSVRQPFSSAWLSWFLAGHVIEGLEDFRDGTYHRAIALPHGPAAVSVTLHDDHVVADIAQVDMHDLGTAVHRLRRMLDLDADIAAVDDALDADPQLAPLVANCPGIRVPGAVDPVEMLIRTMLGQQISLAAARTHGRRLVAALGEPLSTPHGQVTHLFPTAAAIAERGAEVLTGPRRRVAAIIDVARAVADGEVVLHAAMPADELKASLMALPGIGRWTADYVVMRVLGDPDVLLDTDLILKRRAEAIGLDLSDSHRWSPWRSYVSMHLWHDALRETEPLLRSARPFSTTPSPSEPSPTEENP, from the coding sequence ATGCCACCGTCAGTGACCACGTCGGCCGACCTCGACTTCGAGCGCTGCTACCGCGCGTTGTCGTCGCGGGACACCCGTTTCGACGGTCAGTTCTTCGTCGCCGTCCGCACCACCGGGATCTACTGCCGCCCATCGTGTCCTGCGGTCACACCGCATCCGGAGAACGTCGACTTCGTGATCACCGCGGCCGCCGCCCAGCAGGGCGGCTTCCGTGCGTGCCGTCGCTGCCTGCCCGACGCGGTCCCCGGCTCACCCCGGTGGAACCTGAACTCCGACCTGGCGTCCCGTGCGATGCGGTTGATCGGCGACGGTCTGGTGGATCGATCCGGGGTGGACGGTCTGGCCACCGCGCTGGGCTACTCGTCGCGTCAGCTCAACCGTGTGCTGACCGAGGAACTCGGTGCCGGCCCGCTCGCGCTGGCGCGGGCGAACCGCGCGACGAACGCCCGCATCCTCATCGAGTGCACCCCGATGACGATGGCCGACATCGCCTTCGCCGCCGGCTTCGCCAGCGTGCGGCAGTTCAACGACACCATCCGTGAGGTGTTCGCGTCGAGTCCCACCGAACTGCGGCGACGACGGGGGCGGCACCCCGTCCGCCAGGCGTCCGAGGACCACACCCCGGTCCGGGTGAGCCTCAAACTGAGCGTGCGACAACCGTTCTCGTCGGCCTGGCTCAGCTGGTTCCTGGCCGGCCACGTCATCGAAGGACTCGAGGACTTCCGGGACGGGACCTATCACCGGGCCATCGCGCTACCGCACGGACCGGCCGCGGTCTCGGTCACGCTGCACGACGACCACGTCGTCGCCGACATCGCCCAGGTCGACATGCACGATCTCGGTACCGCGGTGCACCGTCTGCGCCGGATGCTCGACCTCGACGCCGACATCGCGGCGGTCGACGACGCGCTCGACGCCGATCCGCAGTTGGCACCGCTGGTCGCGAACTGTCCGGGGATCCGTGTGCCGGGTGCCGTCGATCCGGTGGAGATGCTGATCCGCACGATGCTGGGCCAGCAGATAAGTCTGGCCGCGGCTCGCACCCACGGACGACGCCTGGTCGCGGCCCTCGGCGAGCCCCTGTCGACCCCGCACGGACAGGTGACGCACCTGTTCCCCACCGCCGCGGCGATCGCCGAGCGCGGTGCGGAGGTGCTGACCGGCCCCCGCCGCCGGGTCGCAGCGATCATCGACGTGGCACGCGCCGTCGCCGACGGCGAGGTCGTCCTGCACGCGGCGATGCCCGCCGACGAGCTGAAGGCCTCGCTGATGGCCCTGCCGGGTATCGGTCGGTGGACGGCCGACTACGTCGTCATGCGGGTGCTCGGCGACCCCGACGTCCTGCTCGACACCGACCTCATCCTCAAACGCCGGGCCGAGGCGATCGGCCTCGACCTGAGCGATTCACACCGGTGGTCGCCGTGGCGGTCGTACGTGTCGATGCATCTCTGGCACGACGCCCTGCGCGAAACGGAACCACTTCTGCGTTCCGCGCGTCCATTCAGCACGACACCGTCGCCCTCAGAACCATCCCCCACCGAGGAGAACCCATGA
- a CDS encoding YbdD/YjiX family protein produces the protein MTTQGGNGQETLIRWLTRAWSYVGAVMGDHDYQRYVAHQTARHPGGPVLSERDYWRLRHDEQEANPQGRCC, from the coding sequence ATGACCACACAGGGCGGGAACGGGCAGGAGACCCTGATCCGGTGGTTGACCCGAGCCTGGTCGTACGTGGGCGCGGTGATGGGCGATCACGACTACCAGCGGTACGTCGCCCATCAGACCGCGCGGCATCCCGGCGGGCCGGTGCTCTCCGAGCGCGACTACTGGCGGCTGCGGCACGACGAGCAGGAGGCGAATCCGCAGGGTCGGTGCTGCTAG